A window from Aliamphritea hakodatensis encodes these proteins:
- a CDS encoding choline dehydrogenase has protein sequence MQTRYDYIVAGAGSAGCVVARRLADAGHEVLLLEVGSADKSWILQMPAGLRSAFKPTSKYNWWFHTEPQKHLNNREIQQPRGRVLGGSSSINGMTWLRGHPLDYDRWQQEGAEGWDWESCLPYFKKIENSTVDSIYRGTAGPVGVQRQEQLSPLNAAFLEAGQEAGWPLTEDVNGYQQEGVSRFEMSVKKGVRNSTAFAYLHNMPARDNLTVWTGCQILKVNLQGTAVTGCQVKYQQQVLDVSADQETLLCAGVFGSPQLLMLSGIGPAAHLAEHDIDCKVNLPGVGENLQDHLECHIQIETKQPVSLNRELQPHRMLWAGMQWFGAKTGVAAVNQCHVGAFLNSSAETVHPDIQFHFFPVFFDKDWIPVPTTYGYRIGVGPMRPTSRGNVRLRSNKVTDPLRIDPNYMATDEDWRVMREAMNLGLEAARQPAFKPYHYREDTPGIHIREGKAMDDFIREDAASAYHPCGTCKIGTEEDVMAVVDSQLRVRGVQNLRVIDASVMPSLPSANINAATIMLAEKASDLLLHKPTVTERAPAYFSRPPEGGQLSDQTAVNGVTPNV, from the coding sequence ATGCAAACACGATATGACTATATTGTTGCCGGCGCCGGGTCTGCCGGCTGTGTGGTGGCAAGGCGGCTGGCGGATGCCGGTCATGAGGTCTTGCTGCTGGAAGTGGGCAGCGCGGATAAATCCTGGATTCTGCAAATGCCTGCCGGCCTGCGGTCAGCGTTCAAACCTACTTCCAAATATAACTGGTGGTTTCATACCGAGCCGCAAAAGCATCTGAATAACCGGGAAATTCAGCAACCCCGTGGCCGGGTGTTGGGAGGCTCTTCGTCGATCAACGGTATGACCTGGCTGCGGGGGCATCCGCTGGATTATGACCGCTGGCAGCAGGAAGGAGCCGAGGGCTGGGACTGGGAAAGTTGTCTGCCGTATTTTAAAAAAATAGAAAACAGCACGGTGGACAGTATTTACCGCGGTACCGCCGGTCCGGTCGGGGTACAGCGTCAGGAACAGCTCAGCCCGCTGAATGCAGCGTTTCTGGAGGCTGGTCAGGAAGCCGGCTGGCCACTGACGGAGGACGTAAATGGCTATCAGCAGGAAGGGGTCTCCCGCTTTGAAATGAGTGTGAAGAAAGGGGTGCGCAACAGCACTGCCTTTGCGTATCTGCATAATATGCCAGCTCGGGATAACCTCACAGTCTGGACCGGTTGCCAGATACTGAAGGTAAACCTTCAGGGAACCGCTGTGACCGGCTGTCAGGTGAAGTATCAGCAACAGGTACTGGATGTTTCAGCGGATCAGGAAACCCTGTTATGTGCGGGAGTATTCGGTTCGCCACAGTTACTGATGCTGTCGGGAATAGGCCCTGCCGCACATCTGGCCGAACATGATATTGACTGTAAGGTAAACCTGCCGGGCGTGGGGGAAAACCTGCAGGATCACCTCGAGTGCCATATCCAGATTGAAACCAAGCAGCCGGTTTCTCTTAACCGGGAGCTGCAGCCGCACCGGATGTTATGGGCGGGTATGCAATGGTTTGGCGCAAAAACAGGGGTTGCTGCGGTGAATCAGTGCCATGTTGGCGCGTTTCTGAATAGTTCAGCGGAGACGGTCCATCCGGATATACAGTTTCATTTCTTCCCGGTGTTTTTCGATAAAGACTGGATTCCGGTGCCGACCACCTATGGCTACCGGATCGGTGTCGGACCGATGCGGCCAACCAGCCGGGGCAATGTCCGTCTACGCAGTAATAAAGTCACTGATCCGTTACGTATCGACCCGAATTATATGGCCACCGATGAAGACTGGCGGGTCATGCGTGAAGCTATGAATCTGGGGCTGGAAGCTGCCCGGCAACCGGCGTTTAAGCCTTATCATTACCGCGAGGATACCCCGGGGATTCATATCCGCGAGGGGAAGGCGATGGATGACTTTATCCGGGAGGATGCCGCCAGTGCTTATCATCCGTGCGGTACCTGCAAAATCGGCACGGAGGAGGATGTCATGGCGGTGGTCGACAGCCAGCTGCGGGTACGCGGTGTGCAGAATCTGCGGGTAATTGATGCCTCGGTCATGCCTTCGCTGCCCAGCGCCAATATCAACGCTGCCACTATTATGCTGGCAGAAAAAGCCAGCGATCTGTTGCTGCATAAACCGACGGTAACAGAGCGGGCGCCGGCGTATTTCAGCCGTCCGCCGGAGGGCGGGCAATTATCAGATCAAACTGCAGTGAACGGAGTAACACCGAATGTCTGA
- a CDS encoding LysR family transcriptional regulator, with translation MRHLDLNLLITFKAIAECHSLTQASQRVNKTQAAISIQLKKLEELTGCKLIERGYHKAVLTNDGEVLLQYARRLLSLSDEAINALNPEEVRGTVRFGIPDDYASLILKEAVQAFASRYPGIRLEIRNDISHNLFKGLENGDLDLALVTQRETDAGGKMLRRDPLVWVADKHFTIPQGPLPLALYPHGCGFRKNILDALSSSRQDYYIAFECTGVTGVKIAVDSGLAIAATAPALIQPNWRIISQDEYALPRLDAIVIELRHGKSEPDTAVKCFAENIRERLCDV, from the coding sequence ATGCGCCACCTCGACCTGAACCTGCTCATTACATTTAAAGCCATTGCGGAATGCCACAGCCTGACCCAGGCCTCCCAGCGGGTAAACAAAACCCAGGCGGCGATCAGTATTCAGCTGAAAAAACTTGAAGAGCTCACCGGCTGTAAGCTTATTGAACGGGGCTATCACAAAGCCGTGCTGACTAATGACGGGGAAGTTTTACTGCAGTACGCCCGGCGGCTGCTCAGCCTCAGCGATGAAGCCATCAACGCCCTGAATCCTGAAGAGGTCCGCGGCACGGTCCGGTTCGGCATTCCTGATGATTATGCCAGCCTGATCCTCAAAGAAGCGGTACAGGCCTTTGCCAGCCGTTATCCGGGGATCCGTCTGGAGATCCGTAACGATATCAGCCATAACCTGTTTAAAGGTCTTGAAAATGGCGATCTGGATCTTGCCCTGGTCACCCAGCGGGAAACCGATGCCGGGGGCAAGATGCTGCGGCGCGACCCGCTGGTTTGGGTGGCCGACAAGCACTTCACCATTCCACAGGGCCCGCTGCCTCTGGCACTCTACCCCCACGGCTGCGGCTTTCGCAAAAACATTCTGGATGCCCTGAGCAGCAGCCGGCAGGACTATTACATCGCCTTCGAATGCACCGGTGTCACCGGGGTTAAAATTGCCGTGGACAGCGGCCTGGCCATTGCCGCCACCGCGCCGGCACTGATTCAGCCAAACTGGCGAATCATCAGTCAGGATGAATACGCCCTGCCCCGGCTGGACGCCATTGTAATCGAACTGCGGCACGGAAAATCAGAACCGGATACCGCCGTAAAATGCTTCGCTGAGAATATCCGTGAACGGCTGTGTGACGTGTAA
- a CDS encoding DMT family transporter, with translation MNQSYLKGALLILAAGLCYAFQPIFAKVAYEDGANAIALMLLRFLLAACLLHLYVFRQRKRRPAAELTRTNVVKILAVGMLVGVGAMCYFMSLERLSIGLATLLFYMFPLYIFVFSVILRLETMSLLKLAAVLLAIGGVYISVDLNGDLPVTGILLGLFAGAIYGIYIMLNNHFLAHQDTLSSITWVSSGAFVCFAIPSMAGQAVFPDSMQGYGAVLGLVFISTLLSLTLFLKGIRLIARSTDTSVLAMTEIGTTMLLAWLLLNEQASSREIIGAVVIFIAALMILMTGRKAAGQTV, from the coding sequence ATGAACCAGAGCTACTTAAAAGGTGCTTTACTGATACTGGCTGCCGGCCTGTGTTACGCCTTCCAGCCGATCTTCGCCAAGGTTGCCTATGAGGACGGCGCCAATGCCATCGCCCTGATGCTACTGCGTTTCCTGCTGGCTGCCTGTCTGTTGCACCTCTATGTATTCCGGCAGCGCAAGCGTCGCCCGGCAGCTGAACTGACCCGGACGAATGTCGTAAAAATACTCGCGGTCGGCATGCTGGTCGGCGTCGGTGCCATGTGTTATTTCATGTCGCTGGAACGGCTGTCGATTGGCCTGGCGACTCTGCTGTTCTATATGTTCCCGCTGTATATCTTTGTGTTCTCGGTGATCCTGCGGCTGGAAACTATGTCGTTGCTGAAACTGGCTGCGGTACTGCTGGCCATTGGCGGCGTTTATATCAGCGTGGACCTCAACGGTGACCTGCCTGTGACCGGCATTTTATTAGGCTTATTTGCCGGAGCCATCTATGGCATCTACATCATGCTCAACAACCACTTTCTGGCCCATCAGGATACGCTGAGCAGTATCACTTGGGTCAGCAGCGGCGCGTTCGTCTGCTTTGCGATTCCCTCCATGGCCGGTCAGGCGGTTTTCCCGGACAGTATGCAGGGCTACGGGGCGGTGCTCGGGCTGGTCTTCATCAGCACCCTGCTATCACTGACCCTGTTCCTGAAAGGCATCCGCCTGATTGCCCGTTCGACAGACACTTCCGTACTGGCGATGACCGAGATCGGCACCACCATGCTGCTGGCATGGCTGTTGCTCAATGAACAGGCCAGCAGCCGGGAAATTATCGGTGCGGTTGTGATCTTCATTGCCGCCCTGATGATCCTGATGACCGGGCGTAAGGCTGCAGGTCAGACGGTTTAA
- a CDS encoding GlxA family transcriptional regulator, with protein sequence MLRPEPDGRYRLTFLLLPGYSMASLQAAIDPLRLANRVLGRECYQWHLLGNSAAPVPASNGLILPSADYQYEVPANLFVIAGQQLWRENYPLLCWWLQTLYRQQTVFAGIGGGSHLLAQARLLNRGMVSMQGPAAQQFSRLYPHIQISDKPYILADGTTDCISSAGGIAPGQLMLSFVDQQFNSTVAAAVAEAMMLPGKWALNGDDGLSSVADLRLHRAVNMMQAHLEQPLSSSELADRVHVSVRHLERLFKSHFEMTPSAYYMKMRLQAARRLLYQSGGDIAVIASRCGFKSGAHFSRTYSRHYGIGPSRDRQRQQQGV encoded by the coding sequence ATGTTGCGTCCCGAACCGGATGGCCGTTACCGGCTGACTTTTCTGCTCTTACCCGGCTATTCCATGGCGTCGCTGCAGGCGGCGATTGATCCGTTACGGCTGGCTAACCGGGTGCTGGGCCGCGAGTGTTATCAGTGGCATTTGCTGGGTAACTCAGCGGCTCCTGTTCCTGCCAGTAACGGTTTGATTCTGCCCAGTGCAGACTATCAGTACGAAGTACCGGCCAATCTTTTCGTGATTGCCGGCCAGCAGCTGTGGCGGGAAAATTATCCATTACTGTGCTGGTGGTTACAGACGCTGTACCGGCAGCAGACTGTATTTGCCGGCATTGGCGGTGGCAGTCATTTACTGGCGCAGGCCCGCTTACTCAACCGCGGCATGGTGAGTATGCAGGGGCCGGCGGCACAGCAATTCTCACGGCTGTACCCGCATATACAGATTTCCGATAAACCTTACATTCTGGCAGACGGAACGACTGACTGTATCAGCAGCGCCGGAGGGATAGCTCCGGGGCAACTGATGCTGAGCTTTGTGGATCAGCAATTTAACAGCACGGTTGCTGCTGCGGTGGCTGAAGCGATGATGTTGCCGGGGAAGTGGGCGCTGAATGGTGATGACGGGCTGAGCAGTGTGGCGGATTTGCGCTTACACCGGGCGGTGAACATGATGCAGGCTCACCTCGAACAGCCTCTGAGCAGCAGCGAGCTGGCAGACCGGGTGCATGTGTCGGTCCGCCATCTGGAGCGTCTGTTCAAATCGCATTTCGAAATGACCCCCAGTGCCTACTACATGAAAATGCGCTTACAGGCCGCCCGCCGGCTGTTATATCAGTCCGGCGGCGATATCGCTGTGATTGCCAGCCGTTGCGGTTTTAAATCCGGCGCGCATTTTTCCCGTACTTACAGCCGTCATTACGGTATTGGCCCCAGCCGGGACCGGCAGCGGCAACAGCAGGGCGTTTAA
- the gloB gene encoding hydroxyacylglutathione hydrolase, whose translation MLNAEIVQLPCLQDNYCCLIHDAENNITAVIDTPDARVIEAELEARGWQLDYILTTHHHWDHIDGHVALKQRYNCEVIGPVLNQDVIPGIDRAADDGDVLQLGRISVQVIATPGHTLGHVCYWSPELQAVFVGDTLFSMGCGRLFEGAPEQMWQSMLALRNLPDETAVYCGHEYTLSNARFAMALEPDNQQLQQRCQTVEQLREQRLPTLPTSVLQERQTNPFMRADVPGLQAQLGLSGRPPAEVFAEIRQRKDQA comes from the coding sequence ATGCTGAATGCCGAAATTGTGCAGTTACCCTGCCTGCAGGATAACTATTGCTGCCTGATACATGATGCGGAAAATAACATCACCGCAGTCATCGACACTCCGGATGCCCGGGTAATCGAAGCTGAACTGGAAGCGCGTGGCTGGCAGCTGGACTACATTCTGACCACCCATCATCACTGGGATCATATCGATGGCCACGTTGCCCTTAAACAGCGCTATAACTGTGAGGTTATCGGCCCGGTTCTGAATCAGGACGTGATTCCCGGTATTGACCGGGCAGCTGATGACGGTGATGTGTTGCAGCTGGGCCGGATCAGCGTGCAGGTGATTGCCACGCCGGGGCACACGCTGGGGCATGTCTGTTACTGGTCGCCGGAACTGCAGGCGGTGTTTGTTGGCGATACCCTGTTCTCGATGGGCTGTGGCCGCCTGTTTGAAGGCGCTCCTGAACAAATGTGGCAAAGCATGCTGGCGCTGCGCAATCTGCCGGATGAAACCGCGGTTTACTGCGGCCATGAATACACCCTGAGTAATGCCCGGTTTGCCATGGCGTTGGAACCGGATAATCAGCAGTTGCAGCAGCGCTGTCAGACGGTCGAACAGCTGCGGGAACAGAGGCTGCCAACCCTGCCCACCAGTGTTTTACAGGAACGTCAGACCAACCCGTTTATGCGGGCGGATGTTCCCGGTTTGCAGGCACAGTTAGGTCTGTCTGGCAGACCGCCTGCCGAAGTATTTGCTGAGATCCGCCAGCGTAAAGACCAGGCCTGA
- a CDS encoding PDR/VanB family oxidoreductase yields the protein MSSQPITTRITAAEDVAGQIRAYTLEATDGSELPDFSAGAHIDVLLGNDLIRQYSLCSDPAERHHYRIAVLHEPDGRGGSDYMHRQLKAGDELKIHGPRNHFELDMSGDNYLLLAGGIGITPIMLMALQLQAAGKPFTLHYLCRTPEQAAFRHWLEETFGSAVEFHYSYGDAAKRLDLRALFSLQNQPTRVYTCGSEGLLQAILDAAESLPDIEVNFERFSAAPVADDAVSEAFEIEIASSGETLQVGEAQTILEVLQDAGHEIETMCKEGLCGSCEVDLLEGEADHRDSVLNDAEKAEQNVLMVCCSRARTPRLKLDL from the coding sequence ATGTCTTCTCAGCCAATCACAACCCGTATCACGGCGGCAGAGGATGTCGCCGGTCAGATCCGCGCCTATACCCTTGAAGCCACTGATGGCAGTGAACTGCCGGACTTTTCTGCCGGTGCCCACATTGATGTTTTACTGGGCAATGACCTGATCCGTCAGTATTCCCTGTGCAGTGATCCTGCGGAGCGTCATCATTACCGGATTGCTGTGTTACATGAGCCGGATGGCCGCGGCGGGTCTGATTATATGCACCGGCAACTGAAAGCCGGGGATGAACTGAAAATACACGGGCCGCGTAACCATTTTGAGCTGGACATGAGCGGTGACAATTACCTGCTGCTGGCCGGCGGTATCGGCATTACCCCCATTATGCTGATGGCCCTGCAGCTGCAGGCAGCCGGCAAACCTTTCACTCTGCATTACCTGTGCAGAACCCCTGAACAGGCAGCGTTTCGTCACTGGCTGGAAGAGACCTTTGGCAGTGCTGTGGAATTTCATTACAGCTACGGCGATGCCGCGAAACGGCTGGATTTACGCGCGTTGTTTAGCCTGCAGAACCAGCCGACCCGGGTGTATACCTGCGGTTCAGAAGGGCTGTTGCAGGCCATTCTGGATGCCGCGGAATCTTTGCCGGATATTGAGGTGAATTTTGAGCGTTTCAGTGCTGCGCCGGTGGCGGACGATGCGGTCAGCGAGGCATTTGAAATTGAGATTGCCAGCAGCGGTGAGACCCTGCAGGTCGGTGAAGCCCAGACGATTCTTGAAGTGTTGCAGGACGCAGGCCATGAGATCGAGACCATGTGTAAGGAAGGTCTGTGCGGCAGTTGCGAAGTGGATTTGCTGGAAGGCGAAGCGGACCACCGTGACAGCGTGCTGAACGATGCGGAAAAAGCCGAGCAAAACGTGCTGATGGTGTGCTGCTCCCGGGCACGGACACCCCGCCTGAAATTAGATCTGTAA
- a CDS encoding cupin domain-containing protein, with protein MPTPTLFKFSDIENRLVELEPGGTYIKPWVNTKVSESMAGGVNFLNNVSVPWNLEVDEIIFVKEGNFRLIADGEPYQCAPGDVLYMPKGMDVKYECDEKCVIFYAVYPVDWKQQLGITEVPGIDPEDM; from the coding sequence ATGCCTACACCAACGTTATTTAAGTTTTCAGATATTGAGAACCGTCTGGTCGAACTGGAACCGGGTGGCACCTATATCAAACCCTGGGTGAACACTAAGGTCAGCGAGAGCATGGCCGGTGGCGTGAACTTCCTGAACAACGTGTCTGTGCCATGGAATCTGGAAGTTGATGAAATCATCTTCGTTAAGGAAGGTAACTTCCGCCTGATCGCCGATGGCGAACCGTACCAGTGTGCGCCGGGTGACGTGCTGTACATGCCTAAAGGCATGGACGTTAAGTACGAGTGTGATGAGAAATGCGTGATCTTCTACGCCGTGTATCCGGTGGACTGGAAGCAGCAGCTGGGTATCACCGAAGTACCGGGCATCGACCCTGAAGATATGTAA
- the gloA gene encoding lactoylglutathione lyase — MSQANKFRLDHTMIRVRDLEKSLDFYCRILGMEVLRNTEYPAGRFTNVFVGFGPENVTTTLELTYNWDQETDYDKGNAYGHLAFNADNVVEAMAYLESEGVTIRSPAKPMNHGTRMLGFVEDPNGYVIELNEPVNR, encoded by the coding sequence ATGTCTCAAGCTAATAAATTCCGTTTAGATCACACCATGATCCGGGTGCGTGATCTGGAAAAGTCTCTCGATTTCTATTGCCGGATTCTCGGCATGGAAGTGCTGCGTAATACCGAATATCCGGCCGGCCGTTTTACCAATGTTTTTGTTGGCTTCGGTCCGGAAAACGTAACGACCACACTGGAACTGACCTACAACTGGGATCAGGAAACCGATTACGACAAAGGCAATGCCTACGGCCACCTGGCGTTCAACGCCGACAACGTGGTGGAGGCCATGGCGTATCTGGAATCTGAAGGGGTAACCATTCGCAGCCCGGCCAAGCCAATGAACCATGGCACCCGCATGCTGGGCTTCGTTGAAGATCCGAACGGTTATGTCATCGAACTGAACGAGCCGGTGAACCGCTGA
- a CDS encoding aromatic ring-hydroxylating oxygenase subunit alpha: MSLIATDLASASLEAFNEPGEVKRGLPPEAYTGEAFWAEEKARLFPNNWVLVGFAHEMANAGDAMPVNVGDSPVLLVRNRDNQINAFHNVCRHRCLKLVDEPMNVGRMLKCPYHAWAYGLDGELRTTPYFGGDDPKSVPDGFDAKEHGLTPVRCEVWYDWIFVNISGDAQPFEDFIAPVKNRLQGMDFDQAKLVGVIDLGVVDTNWKFLMENFIEPYHVQFVHASTTDQPLVDHYIVDDGHCQGSAVDLDDSEEGGDGSGNTLAVSSRYLTLFPNFVFGRYFPDQMGVHLNVPLGPDKTLQRRAIYMTDGTELDAEAAEKLKQLWVDVHIEDHEMCIRLQEGRKSQVARTGGVLSPHWERSVRNFQEQVVSALSE; encoded by the coding sequence ATGTCCCTGATTGCAACTGATCTGGCCAGCGCCAGCCTGGAAGCCTTCAATGAGCCGGGTGAAGTAAAACGCGGTCTGCCACCGGAAGCCTATACCGGTGAAGCCTTTTGGGCGGAAGAAAAAGCCCGCCTGTTTCCAAATAACTGGGTATTAGTGGGCTTTGCCCATGAAATGGCCAATGCCGGCGATGCGATGCCGGTGAATGTGGGCGACAGCCCGGTGCTGCTGGTCCGTAACCGCGATAATCAGATTAATGCATTCCACAATGTGTGCCGTCACCGCTGCCTGAAACTGGTCGATGAGCCAATGAACGTCGGCCGGATGCTGAAGTGCCCGTATCACGCCTGGGCTTACGGTCTGGACGGTGAACTGCGTACCACGCCTTATTTCGGCGGTGATGACCCTAAGTCTGTACCGGACGGTTTTGATGCCAAAGAACACGGCCTGACGCCGGTGCGCTGTGAAGTCTGGTATGACTGGATTTTTGTCAACATCAGCGGTGATGCCCAGCCATTCGAAGATTTTATCGCACCGGTGAAAAACCGCCTGCAGGGCATGGATTTTGATCAGGCCAAACTGGTTGGCGTGATCGATCTGGGGGTGGTGGACACCAACTGGAAGTTCCTGATGGAGAACTTCATTGAGCCGTACCACGTGCAGTTTGTGCACGCCTCTACGACCGATCAGCCACTGGTTGACCACTACATCGTGGATGACGGTCACTGCCAGGGCAGCGCGGTTGATCTGGATGACAGTGAAGAGGGCGGCGATGGCAGTGGCAATACACTGGCGGTCAGCTCCCGTTATCTGACCCTGTTCCCTAACTTCGTATTCGGCCGGTATTTCCCGGATCAGATGGGGGTTCATCTGAATGTGCCGCTGGGGCCGGATAAAACCCTGCAGCGCCGGGCGATTTATATGACCGACGGCACCGAACTGGATGCCGAAGCGGCGGAAAAACTCAAGCAGCTGTGGGTGGATGTACACATTGAAGACCATGAAATGTGCATTCGTTTACAGGAAGGCCGTAAGTCTCAGGTCGCCCGGACCGGCGGTGTGCTGTCACCGCACTGGGAGCGCAGTGTGCGTAACTTCCAGGAGCAGGTTGTCAGCGCGTTAAGCGAATAA
- a CDS encoding BCCT family transporter: MNNKNNNTGIAESGLFSGINPSMGILAKGMVVAFLVFTIMNVDYAGGVYADIKNWIQTTLNWYYVSLISVFFFLSIWLTTGKMGSLRLGADDERPAFSFFSWFAMLFGAGMGIAMLFWSIAEPIFHFQGNPFMTMAGVEAGSAEAAQIAMRISFFHWGFHGWAIYAIAGLAMAYFAFRKGLPLTIRSALYPILGDKIYGPTGHAVDLLGVFATIFGVATSLGLGVSQMNAGLNYLFGMEISVINQVILIAVISVAATFSAVSGVAKGIRILSELNIKLTAILFLFFLFAGPTVFLLGFYVTSVGDYLWNMIPMGFWTDPNPESQWQGWWTVFYWGWYISWAPFVGMFIARISRGRTVREFLLGVILVPCLVSFLWLSLFGGTALHMELYGDGGIVAAVNDNLTTALYVTLEALNIEWATWAMAALATLMILTWFVTSADSGTLVICTLLSMGSENPPHKFRVIWGLGVGAVAAVLLLAGGLKALQAASVAAALPFSIVMIMMIIGLLSSMLTDSDYVPSQKTAPSEPDNLSLNKPAQAG; the protein is encoded by the coding sequence ATGAACAACAAAAACAACAATACAGGCATTGCCGAGTCGGGGCTTTTCTCCGGCATCAATCCTTCTATGGGGATTCTGGCAAAAGGTATGGTCGTCGCATTTCTGGTGTTTACCATCATGAATGTCGACTATGCCGGCGGGGTTTATGCCGACATCAAAAACTGGATTCAGACCACCCTCAACTGGTATTACGTCAGTCTGATCAGCGTGTTCTTTTTCCTGAGTATCTGGCTGACCACCGGCAAGATGGGCAGCTTACGACTGGGCGCAGATGATGAACGCCCGGCTTTCAGCTTCTTCTCCTGGTTCGCCATGCTGTTTGGCGCAGGCATGGGCATCGCCATGCTGTTCTGGAGCATTGCTGAACCGATCTTCCACTTTCAGGGTAACCCCTTCATGACCATGGCCGGTGTTGAAGCTGGCAGTGCAGAAGCGGCTCAGATCGCCATGCGCATATCCTTTTTCCACTGGGGTTTCCACGGCTGGGCCATCTACGCCATTGCCGGCTTAGCCATGGCTTATTTTGCCTTCCGCAAAGGCTTACCGCTGACTATCCGTTCAGCGCTGTACCCGATTCTTGGGGATAAAATCTACGGACCGACAGGTCATGCGGTTGATCTGCTGGGTGTCTTCGCCACCATCTTCGGCGTTGCCACCTCTCTGGGCCTGGGTGTTTCTCAGATGAATGCCGGCCTTAACTACCTGTTTGGCATGGAAATTTCAGTCATTAACCAGGTGATTCTGATTGCGGTGATCTCAGTTGCAGCGACCTTCTCTGCGGTTTCAGGGGTTGCCAAGGGCATCCGCATTCTCAGCGAGCTGAACATCAAGCTGACCGCTATTCTGTTCCTGTTCTTCCTGTTTGCCGGGCCTACGGTCTTCCTGCTGGGCTTCTATGTCACCAGCGTCGGCGACTACCTGTGGAACATGATTCCGATGGGCTTCTGGACCGATCCTAATCCGGAAAGCCAGTGGCAGGGTTGGTGGACAGTCTTCTACTGGGGCTGGTACATCTCCTGGGCACCGTTTGTAGGGATGTTCATTGCGCGCATTTCCCGTGGCCGTACCGTCCGTGAATTCCTGTTAGGGGTCATTCTGGTACCCTGTCTGGTGAGCTTCCTGTGGCTGTCACTGTTCGGCGGTACCGCGCTGCACATGGAACTTTATGGCGACGGCGGCATTGTGGCTGCGGTTAATGACAACCTCACAACCGCACTTTACGTCACGCTGGAAGCCCTGAACATTGAATGGGCTACCTGGGCGATGGCAGCACTGGCCACCCTGATGATTCTGACCTGGTTCGTCACTTCCGCCGATTCAGGCACACTGGTGATCTGTACCCTGCTGTCGATGGGCAGTGAAAACCCACCGCATAAATTCCGGGTTATCTGGGGTCTGGGCGTGGGAGCTGTTGCAGCAGTGCTCTTGCTGGCCGGCGGGCTCAAAGCCCTGCAGGCAGCATCCGTTGCTGCCGCATTACCGTTCTCAATTGTCATGATCATGATGATTATCGGCCTGCTCAGCTCCATGCTGACCGATTCAGACTATGTGCCTTCCCAGAAGACTGCACCGTCTGAACCGGACAACCTCAGCCTGAATAAACCGGCTCAGGCTGGCTGA
- a CDS encoding LysR family transcriptional regulator, which translates to MLLPFKSLLVFEAVTRNKSFTRAAEELNVTQSAISHQIRNLEEYFNTKLLDRSGVGIALTEEGEILYKDLSASMALLRRGVSSLKASLALTPVGISVRSHFALKWLSSRLRAADFSYDFRFFHSNEPADFSNADIHVSIEWLHLAEVPANARMIVAGNLTPACHPSLLEGIDDPADPQLLQRFALLHETDVTSWQEWLQLAGVDGLVPLRNEYYSDTNVRQQAAIEKQGFALVCPELIRDDIAEGKLVCPFEQSLDSYSYYLIVPEDRLNIAKVRDFVHWLSGTM; encoded by the coding sequence ATGCTGCTACCGTTTAAGTCCCTGTTGGTTTTTGAAGCGGTGACCCGTAACAAAAGCTTTACCAGAGCTGCCGAAGAACTGAATGTGACTCAGTCGGCCATCAGTCACCAGATCCGTAATCTGGAAGAATATTTTAATACCAAGTTGCTGGACCGCTCCGGTGTGGGGATCGCCCTGACCGAGGAAGGGGAGATTCTGTACAAGGATTTGTCTGCGTCTATGGCGCTGTTACGCCGTGGGGTGAGCAGTCTCAAGGCCAGTCTGGCGTTAACCCCCGTTGGCATTTCAGTGCGCTCACACTTTGCCCTGAAATGGCTCTCCTCACGGCTGCGGGCAGCGGACTTCAGTTATGACTTCCGCTTTTTCCACAGCAATGAGCCGGCGGATTTTTCCAATGCCGATATTCATGTATCCATCGAATGGCTGCATCTGGCTGAAGTGCCGGCAAATGCCCGTATGATTGTTGCCGGTAACCTGACCCCGGCGTGTCATCCTTCTTTGCTGGAAGGCATTGATGATCCGGCTGATCCGCAGTTGCTGCAACGCTTTGCACTCTTGCATGAAACCGATGTCACCAGTTGGCAGGAGTGGTTGCAACTGGCCGGGGTGGATGGTCTGGTACCGTTACGCAATGAGTACTACAGCGATACCAATGTCCGTCAGCAGGCCGCGATTGAGAAGCAGGGCTTTGCACTGGTTTGTCCTGAGCTGATCCGGGATGACATTGCTGAGGGGAAGCTGGTGTGCCCGTTTGAACAGAGTCTGGACAGTTACTCTTATTATCTGATCGTACCGGAAGATCGCTTAAACATAGCCAAGGTCCGGGATTTTGTTCACTGGCTGAGTGGCACTATGTAA